A single region of the Mesotoga sp. Brook.08.105.5.1 genome encodes:
- the deoC gene encoding deoxyribose-phosphate aldolase produces the protein MIKESVRNEIRRYKEEYSPVVRELPDKLNVSRFIDHTLLKADATPEMVRKLCEEAMRYEFWSVCVNSGYIPLATKLLAESDVKKTVVVGFPLGQMSSEAKVFEASWASDNGADEFDMVINVGLLKAGEYETVFDDIVKVVESAHGKPVKVILETCLLTVEEKIAGCVISREAGSAFVKTSTGFSSGGATIEDVSLMKFVVGDKCRVKASGGVKSREDALKMIVAGANRIGTSSGIKIVTGESNDNWGGY, from the coding sequence ATGATTAAAGAATCAGTTAGGAACGAAATCAGGAGATACAAGGAAGAATACTCCCCTGTTGTTAGAGAACTGCCCGATAAACTAAATGTCTCGAGATTCATCGACCATACTCTTCTGAAGGCCGACGCAACACCAGAAATGGTAAGAAAGCTTTGTGAAGAAGCTATGCGTTATGAGTTCTGGAGTGTCTGTGTGAATAGCGGATACATTCCTTTGGCAACTAAGTTGCTCGCAGAAAGTGATGTAAAAAAGACGGTTGTTGTGGGATTTCCTTTGGGACAGATGTCAAGTGAAGCAAAAGTTTTCGAAGCTTCATGGGCCTCTGACAATGGGGCAGACGAGTTTGACATGGTGATCAACGTGGGCCTTCTGAAGGCTGGAGAGTACGAAACCGTTTTTGATGACATAGTTAAAGTGGTAGAATCGGCTCATGGAAAACCTGTTAAGGTGATTTTGGAAACTTGTTTGTTGACCGTAGAAGAGAAGATCGCTGGCTGCGTTATTTCGAGAGAGGCAGGTTCCGCTTTCGTGAAGACTTCTACCGGTTTCTCCTCAGGTGGAGCAACTATAGAAGATGTTTCGCTTATGAAATTTGTGGTCGGTGACAAATGCAGAGTAAAGGCCTCCGGAGGTGTCAAGTCAAGAGAAGATGCTCTCAAAATGATAGTCGCCGGCGCAAACAGGATAGGTACAAGTTCTGGTATAAAGATAGTGACTGGAGAATCAAATGATAATTGGGGGGGTTATTAA
- a CDS encoding HDIG domain-containing metalloprotein — MISREEAMLLIRNNIHSKNLIKHVLATEAVMKALAEKLEQDRDVWAMAGLLHDLDYEFTKDNFNEHGNKSVQMLEGKDLPNEVKDAILAHCDKKERESLIEKAIYAADPVTGFIVAAVLIRKGTQLVDIDVEFLLNRFKEKSFAKGASREQMASCSEFGISLPEFLSLSLRAMQGISNDLEL; from the coding sequence ATGATTTCGAGAGAAGAGGCAATGCTTCTTATAAGAAACAACATACATTCAAAGAATCTAATTAAGCACGTACTTGCTACTGAGGCGGTAATGAAAGCTCTGGCTGAAAAGCTGGAACAGGATAGAGATGTTTGGGCTATGGCAGGGCTTCTCCATGATCTTGACTACGAATTCACAAAGGATAATTTCAATGAACACGGTAACAAGTCCGTGCAGATGCTTGAAGGAAAGGATCTTCCCAACGAAGTGAAAGATGCTATTCTAGCGCACTGTGATAAGAAGGAGAGGGAGTCACTTATTGAGAAAGCCATTTATGCAGCCGACCCTGTGACAGGGTTCATAGTAGCTGCCGTCCTTATCAGAAAAGGAACCCAACTTGTCGATATTGATGTCGAATTCCTCTTGAACAGATTCAAGGAGAAGTCGTTTGCTAAGGGCGCAAGCAGGGAGCAAATGGCAAGTTGTTCAGAATTTGGAATTTCCCTTCCGGAGTTTCTCTCTCTTTCCTTAAGAGCTATGCAGGGAATTTCAAATGATTTGGAGCTTTGA
- a CDS encoding Maf family protein, with translation MARLILGSSSPRRKELFRLLRIPFEIVPPEGVEENLSERYSEAELSELSHRKAQNVYLRRPDSIVVGADTVVVLDGFVLGKPSSVDEAFRMLSSLTGKTHSVYTSLSVVSEKIAFEFIEETEVTFREVPERVLREYAESGISLDKAGAYGIQDYGALFVKCISGDFYNVMGLPVGRLWQELHSRGVE, from the coding sequence TTGGCAAGACTGATATTAGGTTCATCTTCTCCCAGAAGAAAAGAGCTCTTTCGGCTACTAAGAATCCCCTTTGAGATCGTCCCTCCCGAAGGAGTTGAAGAGAATCTCTCTGAGAGATACTCCGAAGCTGAGCTTTCGGAGCTATCTCACAGAAAGGCCCAAAACGTCTATCTCAGACGTCCCGATTCAATAGTTGTGGGAGCAGATACAGTAGTTGTGCTAGATGGATTTGTGCTTGGAAAACCAAGTTCTGTTGATGAGGCGTTCAGGATGCTTTCGTCCCTTACAGGAAAAACTCACTCAGTATACACATCACTGTCAGTAGTTTCCGAGAAGATCGCCTTCGAGTTTATTGAAGAGACCGAAGTCACTTTCAGAGAAGTACCTGAGAGAGTTTTGCGAGAGTATGCGGAAAGCGGCATCTCTCTGGACAAAGCCGGCGCATACGGAATACAGGATTACGGCGCACTCTTCGTGAAATGCATCTCAGGAGACTTTTACAATGTGATGGGATTACCAGTTGGAAGGCTATGGCAGGAGCTTCATTCGCGGGGGGTAGAATAA
- a CDS encoding Gx transporter family protein, with protein MEARRVTTLSMLIAIGSVLYLLETLIPFPLPVPGGRWGFSNLVLLLALSGMPFKDVIAISIGKTFIGSLLTGRLATPGFLMGISGASTSASVMWLLSKTEKFGLIGISLVGASVNNFTQLLVASTIVVKSFEIVFLYPYMLLLGSISAVINAYIAFEVIRRIGDTLWQD; from the coding sequence ATGGAGGCAAGAAGAGTAACCACACTATCGATGTTAATAGCGATAGGTTCTGTACTTTATCTTCTAGAAACCCTCATACCTTTTCCTTTGCCAGTTCCAGGCGGAAGATGGGGCTTCTCAAATCTTGTCTTGTTATTAGCTCTATCAGGAATGCCATTCAAAGACGTTATCGCCATTTCTATTGGGAAAACCTTCATAGGCAGCCTCTTAACAGGAAGACTAGCAACACCTGGATTCTTGATGGGGATTTCGGGAGCTTCTACATCGGCCTCAGTTATGTGGCTACTTAGCAAAACAGAGAAATTCGGCTTGATAGGAATCAGCCTTGTCGGTGCTTCTGTCAATAATTTCACTCAATTGCTGGTTGCTTCAACGATAGTTGTGAAAAGCTTTGAGATCGTTTTTCTTTACCCTTACATGTTGCTTCTTGGATCGATATCGGCAGTAATCAATGCTTATATTGCATTTGAAGTCATTCGAAGGATTGGTGATACTCTTTGGCAAGACTGA
- a CDS encoding NusG domain II-containing protein — MKLFTKYDFALVVSLLAVIVILLFPRGTSSHVAEIYFDGNLIRTMNLKEDQQVYLDVGMLVKVEGGRISVVDSDCPEKLCVSQGAIDKPNIPIVCVPNKIIIRIPSGISDIDVITQ, encoded by the coding sequence ATGAAGTTATTCACAAAATACGACTTCGCGCTTGTTGTGTCACTGTTAGCAGTGATTGTGATTCTTTTGTTCCCAAGGGGAACCTCCTCTCATGTAGCTGAGATCTATTTTGATGGGAATCTGATAAGAACCATGAACCTTAAGGAAGACCAACAAGTTTATCTTGATGTTGGAATGCTAGTCAAAGTGGAAGGCGGAAGGATCTCAGTTGTAGATTCCGATTGCCCAGAAAAACTATGTGTTTCACAGGGTGCGATAGACAAGCCGAATATACCGATTGTATGCGTTCCAAACAAGATAATCATAAGAATTCCTTCAGGCATAAGCGACATCGATGTGATAACGCAGTGA
- a CDS encoding FAD:protein FMN transferase — protein sequence MPGRDSSSLLRSRTVAYALLFISAMVLLIFVFFRQKPVEYYDRTEYLLGTYVTIRVSSSKMSPVALAEAALSEIKRIDEKFGSRTNGIIAELNRSGELHDIDKETSFLIKSALEISRNTSGAFDPTLYSLTRLWGFDDESSLRRIPSEDEIEAALRSTGFSRITFDEKTGYVSLSDGAMMDLGAIAKGYAVDMAIAKIKALDEGATGFIDAGGDIGVIGPKYGSRPWIIGVRDPRGESVQDVIEYIYLYDGAVATSGDYERFFVEDNVRYHHILDPETGYPSRNGVISATVIGRSAMLADAYATAAFVIGMEPGVTFLPRFGALVLLVMEDMSTFKSPGFEVYQER from the coding sequence GTGCCAGGAAGAGATTCCAGTAGTCTCCTGAGAAGCCGTACTGTAGCCTATGCGTTGCTTTTTATCTCTGCGATGGTTCTGCTGATTTTCGTTTTCTTTCGACAGAAACCTGTTGAGTACTACGACAGAACCGAATACCTTCTTGGGACTTATGTTACCATAAGAGTTTCATCCTCGAAAATGTCTCCTGTTGCTCTGGCAGAAGCCGCCTTAAGCGAGATCAAGCGAATTGACGAAAAATTCGGTAGCCGAACCAATGGCATAATTGCCGAGCTAAACAGAAGTGGAGAGCTTCATGACATCGACAAAGAAACAAGTTTCCTTATTAAGTCCGCTCTTGAGATCTCGAGAAACACATCCGGTGCATTCGATCCTACACTTTATTCGCTAACCAGACTGTGGGGTTTTGACGATGAGTCTTCGTTGAGAAGAATTCCTTCAGAAGATGAAATCGAAGCCGCTCTACGTTCCACCGGATTCTCCAGGATCACGTTCGATGAGAAGACAGGATATGTCTCGCTGTCGGACGGTGCAATGATGGATCTTGGAGCGATTGCAAAGGGATACGCAGTAGATATGGCTATTGCGAAGATCAAAGCGCTCGACGAGGGAGCGACTGGCTTCATTGATGCTGGCGGAGACATTGGGGTAATCGGTCCGAAGTACGGAAGCAGGCCGTGGATAATCGGTGTGAGAGATCCGAGAGGGGAGAGTGTCCAAGACGTTATCGAGTATATCTATCTATATGATGGTGCAGTTGCTACTTCTGGGGACTATGAAAGATTTTTTGTGGAAGACAACGTACGTTACCACCACATTCTCGATCCAGAGACTGGATACCCATCCCGCAACGGAGTTATTAGCGCAACCGTTATTGGCAGAAGCGCCATGCTTGCAGATGCATATGCAACTGCCGCCTTTGTGATTGGTATGGAGCCGGGAGTAACATTCTTGCCGAGATTTGGAGCACTCGTTCTTCTCGTAATGGAAGATATGAGTACTTTTAAGTCACCGGGTTTTGAAGTTTATCAGGAGCGATGA
- the amrS gene encoding AmmeMemoRadiSam system radical SAM enzyme produces MKSAVYFDEYGEEDALQCLLCPMRCVIKPNQVGFCGVRKNVDGMLYSLNYGQLTSIAIDPIEKKPLYHFYPGETILSVGSWGCNLKCNFCQNWEISKERPKTVKRVMPQQLIQIALERESRGIAFTYNEPIVSFEFILDTSRAAAKEGIYSVLVTNGVIEEEPMDLLSQSVRAMNIDLKGWNDDFYINEIGTEKRNVLRSIETAKKVGTHLELTTLIIPGKNDSTEEMREEAKWISELSKDIPLHINRYYPNYRSEIPPTSPESLVRLADVAKEYLRYVYVGNISLPGLSDTSCPHCGNLLIERKGMRSSVIGIDEKGRCNKCQEEIPVVS; encoded by the coding sequence TTGAAATCGGCCGTGTATTTTGACGAATATGGTGAAGAAGACGCTCTTCAGTGCCTACTCTGTCCTATGCGTTGTGTGATTAAGCCAAATCAGGTTGGCTTCTGTGGTGTAAGGAAGAACGTTGACGGAATGTTGTATTCGCTGAATTACGGTCAGCTTACTTCGATAGCAATAGATCCAATCGAGAAGAAACCTCTGTACCATTTCTATCCGGGAGAGACAATACTGTCGGTAGGTTCGTGGGGGTGCAATCTTAAGTGCAATTTCTGTCAGAACTGGGAAATCTCCAAAGAGAGACCGAAAACAGTGAAGCGTGTGATGCCTCAGCAGCTGATTCAGATAGCCCTTGAAAGGGAGTCTAGGGGCATCGCATTCACGTATAATGAACCAATAGTCTCTTTCGAGTTCATTCTTGACACCTCGAGAGCGGCGGCAAAGGAAGGAATTTACAGTGTGCTTGTTACAAACGGTGTGATTGAAGAGGAGCCAATGGATCTCCTTTCACAGTCGGTTAGAGCAATGAATATCGATTTAAAGGGTTGGAACGATGACTTCTACATCAATGAAATTGGCACAGAGAAGAGAAATGTTCTAAGATCAATAGAGACGGCAAAAAAGGTAGGAACGCATTTGGAATTGACAACATTAATAATTCCTGGTAAGAATGATTCCACTGAAGAAATGAGAGAAGAGGCAAAATGGATTTCAGAGCTTTCGAAAGACATTCCCCTTCACATAAACAGATATTATCCTAACTACAGGAGTGAGATCCCGCCCACTTCTCCAGAGTCGCTGGTAAGGCTTGCAGATGTTGCAAAAGAATACTTGAGATATGTCTATGTTGGGAACATTAGTCTTCCCGGTCTCTCCGATACGTCATGCCCTCACTGTGGAAATCTTCTGATTGAGAGGAAGGGAATGCGAAGTTCAGTAATCGGCATAGATGAAAAAGGAAGGTGCAATAAGTGCCAGGAAGAGATTCCAGTAGTCTCCTGA
- the amrA gene encoding AmmeMemoRadiSam system protein A, translating to MPNSEPVRVAKYALEEYLQQRSVIPVPEWVSEELTARRAGCFVSIHTRDGSLRGCIGTIYPTEENVALEIINNAISASTRDPRFSPISVGELPCLDITVDILGLPEETTVAELNPKMFGVIVTLGNRKGVLLPDLEGVETVQQQLRIALRKAGIRESEDYRIFRFAVERYY from the coding sequence TTGCCAAATTCCGAGCCTGTAAGAGTTGCAAAATATGCGCTGGAGGAATATTTGCAGCAGCGTTCAGTAATTCCTGTGCCCGAATGGGTTTCTGAGGAATTGACTGCCAGAAGGGCCGGATGTTTCGTATCAATCCATACTCGTGACGGCTCGCTTAGAGGGTGCATAGGAACGATATATCCCACCGAAGAAAACGTGGCTCTTGAGATAATAAACAATGCGATTTCAGCATCGACTAGAGATCCTCGGTTCTCACCAATTAGCGTGGGCGAATTGCCTTGTCTGGATATAACGGTGGACATTCTGGGACTACCTGAAGAGACAACTGTCGCAGAACTGAATCCAAAGATGTTTGGGGTTATTGTCACCCTTGGAAACAGAAAGGGTGTCCTTCTACCCGATCTGGAAGGCGTCGAAACTGTTCAGCAACAGTTGAGAATAGCATTACGTAAAGCAGGCATCAGGGAATCCGAGGACTACAGGATATTCAGGTTCGCGGTTGAAAGGTATTACTGA
- a CDS encoding ATP-dependent 6-phosphofructokinase, producing the protein MRIGILTGGGDCPGLNAVIRGIVKSAPESVEIIGLMHGWKGLVNGESMKLTDNDVEGIHILGGTILGTSRTNPFKSEDMRTKMEENIKKLGLDVIIGIGGDDTLSVAAKLSSMGYKTIGVPKTIDNDVANTDYTFGYQTAVNVGADAIDRLHSTAKSHGRIIIVELMGREAGWVTLEAGMAAGAHLILIPEYPMTIDEILDYVKNRMDRYGYMIVAVAEGFKPTELENVVGDESKIDAFGHIKLGGIAHYMANIISERTGYDTRSVVLGHLLRGGTPTAFDRILGTRYGVHAMELVMKGDFGRMVALRGNDIISIPLEYGIATKKLVPFEYYKLSQIFFD; encoded by the coding sequence ATGCGAATTGGGATACTGACTGGCGGCGGGGACTGCCCAGGGTTGAATGCGGTTATTAGAGGAATTGTCAAATCTGCTCCAGAAAGCGTAGAAATAATCGGCTTGATGCACGGTTGGAAAGGGCTGGTCAATGGAGAAAGCATGAAGCTTACCGATAACGATGTTGAAGGAATTCACATCCTTGGCGGTACTATTCTCGGAACATCCAGGACAAACCCCTTTAAGTCGGAAGATATGAGAACCAAGATGGAGGAAAACATTAAGAAGTTGGGACTGGACGTAATTATCGGCATCGGTGGAGACGATACGTTAAGTGTCGCCGCAAAGCTTTCCTCTATGGGATACAAAACGATTGGGGTTCCAAAAACAATTGACAACGACGTTGCAAATACAGATTATACTTTCGGGTATCAGACGGCTGTTAATGTTGGAGCAGATGCTATTGACAGGCTGCATTCAACCGCGAAGTCTCACGGAAGGATAATCATCGTGGAGCTAATGGGGCGCGAAGCAGGATGGGTTACTCTAGAAGCAGGAATGGCTGCTGGGGCTCATCTTATACTTATTCCCGAATACCCGATGACAATAGATGAAATCCTTGACTATGTGAAGAACAGGATGGATCGCTATGGTTATATGATTGTTGCTGTTGCCGAAGGGTTCAAACCAACAGAACTTGAGAACGTTGTGGGCGATGAAAGTAAGATCGATGCTTTCGGGCATATCAAACTGGGAGGAATCGCCCATTATATGGCAAACATCATTTCTGAGAGGACCGGTTACGACACAAGATCAGTAGTTCTTGGACATCTTCTGAGAGGAGGTACTCCAACTGCTTTCGACCGAATTCTCGGAACTAGATATGGAGTACATGCAATGGAGCTTGTTATGAAAGGTGATTTTGGAAGAATGGTTGCACTTAGGGGCAATGACATTATCTCTATACCTCTTGAGTATGGAATAGCCACGAAGAAGCTTGTGCCTTTTGAATACTACAAGTTGTCTCAGATCTTCTTCGACTGA